From the genome of Cynocephalus volans isolate mCynVol1 chromosome 15, mCynVol1.pri, whole genome shotgun sequence:
gctacaccctaatagaaaagcagttagcagatGTGTATTCTACCGTGATGgtcactgaagctatcacaggaactgccaaagtcctagtaaggacaacatatcccatactaggttggctgcgcACATGCGCAATCAACCCTAAGacggtgtagctcagactcccactctgtctaaatggggagcatatatagaacaaaggagcactgtgtcagcgagtcctctgtccaaagagttgcaagctgtgctaggctcaatagaggttgtggaggaaactttgacacaacccctACCCATGGatgtggaggctacacctttccacgagggacagggacctatcacagagcaagcttggtatacagatggctctagcatgggaccctcagcatcctggacagctgttgctgtccagcccttaacagatactatgtggtatgaaaatgacacagggcaaagcagtcaatgggcagaattgagagctgtttggatagtaataaaaaaatgagcctgggccattcaccatctgtactgacagctggcaAACTAGCATggatcttaccagaggggtgagaactccccctattggtaccaataactcttctgtcttttcgcccatagtgtccTGGTTGCAGGAaccagagtcaactggatacAGACATACGTTCCTGTGACCCATGTGTTGGCTTATTGAATACACACTGAACTTCATACCAATGATGACTACCTACCGCACATGTGCGACtaataattgaaagaacaaaactacaggacaaaccttaaggacaagccttaaggcatatcgggcagacaataggttgtatgaatgtaagggtcacttatccttgctaagggaacattgtggaagattctgaacacatagattgtacagcgagggaccctgaaggggtggattgttgggaaaaataggaaaatgtcagggcccctcatgTTCAGAGTCTTGTCGAGCATTTGCTGCAAATATCCtcacaggtgttccttgttactacttaatgtaaattgtgTACTGGCACCCAGGTGTCcggggttatggacttaagtataaaagcctaacagctctgctccacagtgcttctcagaacacTCAGAGAAGCccctaggacagttgctcctcgATCTGAATAccacccattcatttttctatacccacggctcccagaaccttttgttccctattacctagctcacagacctgcgtgtggagggtttgtaacccaatctgtgcaacagacccgaggggtctgtaagccccaGCTTTACATGCACTCGCCAGAGAAGATGCTGGCAGGGAGGGCACGCGGCTGGGCTTCACCAGACCCTTCTTCCCACCCTCCCCTCGCTGCTGAGACACCCCACTGggcagatagaaccagatagatagACCCTTGGAGATAGACCCTTGCTAACCTCAAGGCAGATAGACCCTTGGAGGAAACCAAATTCCAACTCCAAGCTCCTTtccagcctggggtgggggtgacacCTCCAGGGTTTGAGGGGAGATTCTTGTAGGAGGGACTTTCCTTGGGCTAAGGAACAGGTCCTGATCCGAGATGGTGTGGGGCTAGTTTGCAGGAAGGGCGGCCCAGGAGGCATTTCTCCCCCACATCTCAGTCTCCCCATTGCAGAATGGGTCAGAAAGGCTCTGATGAGAACAAGGGTCAGGTGCCTGGAACATGCTGCAACTCCGCCCAGCCCAGGAAGGATAGAAGTCATCTCCACCCTtggcttatttattttccttaaggTTGGGGGATGGAGGGCAGAGGGCGCTCCTGGTGCAATCCTCTCCCTTTGCGTCCTATGAGCAACCTGAGGCCCAGGGAGCTCTGCCTGCCGGGATGAGTGGGCAGAGGTGAGCGCAGGCGGTGCCAGGCCCTCTCAGGAGAGGAGGGGCCCAAGGAGCGCCTTCTTAGCCTGGCCACTGACACTGAGTTGCAGAGGTCACGAAAGCAGCAGTAGATGAGGTGGGCAGCCCCAATGCTGTCAGGGTCTGTGGCCtggcaggagctggagcaggagcggGTCACCACGGGGATCTGGTTGAAGGGGTACTCTGCAGGGTGGACAGGCGTCAGAGCACACCCCACTGCAGTGCCCGCCTTGCTCTGCACACCCTCACACAGCTCCCAACCTCCGTGCTTTTGACCttgtccttcctgcctcctccagccctaCCCTGCCATATCCCCATCCCTAATGGTCCAGATCTGGGAGGTGGTCCATGGCCACTCCACTGCTGATTGTGACACATTTGTTATTAGTCACCAGCCCCTGTGGAGCACCTGCAGTGCCAGCCTGAGACAGGAGCTGAGCCTGAGGCTGAGGCAGTagcgcccccaccccaccctcagtgTCTGGTACCTCAGGGCCGGGTCCCTGAGGGGGCTGTGCCTCCCTAGCTGCAGGTGTCCCCTCTAAAGTGGGGAAGCCCACCCTGTCCTTCCCATCCCTGCCCCCCAGCCAAGAGGAACA
Proteins encoded in this window:
- the SLURP1 gene encoding secreted Ly-6/uPAR-related protein 1 codes for the protein MASRWAVLLLVAAWSMGCGEAFRCYSCEQPVAMSSCKNITYCKPEDTACITTLVTVEAEYPFNQIPVVTRSCSSSCQATDPDSIGAAHLIYCCFRDLCNSVSVARLRRRSLGPSSPERAWHRLRSPLPTHPGRQSSLGLRLLIGRKGRGLHQERPLPSIPQP